A section of the Leptospira kobayashii genome encodes:
- a CDS encoding MORN repeat-containing protein, with amino-acid sequence MKSLSWKRTLSLLIFGSFFYFISCSSTPKEGEANKEGTEQSNRSVENIDVQDPNKQDSNEKKFGCVEGDCVNGIGKYIYENGDIYQGSFKNDQREGQGNFVYTDGEKFSGIYKEDKRSGPGEYQFKNGDKYVGEFKDGGINGKGTYNFKDGKSLNGDFTNDGMEGTGTLIEDGKPRNCKVQARKLLCE; translated from the coding sequence ATGAAATCACTCTCTTGGAAGAGGACATTATCACTACTTATTTTCGGTTCTTTTTTTTATTTCATTTCTTGTTCTTCTACTCCCAAAGAGGGAGAGGCAAACAAAGAAGGCACGGAACAATCCAACCGAAGTGTTGAAAACATAGATGTACAAGATCCAAACAAACAAGACTCGAATGAAAAGAAGTTCGGCTGTGTGGAAGGAGATTGCGTCAACGGAATCGGAAAATACATCTACGAGAACGGTGATATTTACCAAGGTTCTTTCAAAAACGACCAACGAGAAGGACAAGGTAATTTTGTTTATACCGACGGAGAAAAATTCTCTGGCATTTACAAAGAAGACAAAAGATCAGGTCCCGGAGAATACCAATTCAAAAACGGAGACAAATACGTCGGAGAATTCAAAGACGGAGGCATCAACGGAAAAGGAACTTACAATTTCAAAGATGGCAAATCGTTGAATGGTGATTTTACCAACGATGGGATGGAAGGAACTGGAACTCTGATCGAGGACGGAAAGCCTCGCAATTGCAAAGTACAAGCAAGAAAACTTCTTTGCGAATAA
- a CDS encoding ATP-dependent helicase, with product MIPVKKETTLNSAQKEAVLWTGSPVLVIAGAGTGKTNTLVHRLLHLVNSGEDPRSLLLLTFTRRAAKEMLQRASALLDTRMNSVTGGTFHSFCHLFLRKYIQVLGHSPNFSILDEEDAIQLTGMARDSVLMQKQTKRFPKKETLHEIFSSSFNNQTSIEKILTKDYAQFLSQIKEIQTIKEKYESLKIQNQSVDFDDLLGLTKQILVENENIRKYLSGVYKHVLVDEYQDTNKIQAHIACLLASIHENIMVVGDDAQCIYGFRGANVRNILDFPKIFPNTKKITLEENYRSSSPILHLANSALSKFVEKYDKNLYTNKKTTSKKPVFMKLTTAEKEATFISEKILEQNESGIAFKDISILVRSGWHANLIELELNHKGIPYRKFGGRKFLEQSHIKDVISYLKILVNAKDWLSWNRILNLEPGVGPKQTSLFLSLLQKDSLELENLFWKEESFWIGFQNEAKSNISKLLDLLHGIGKDGPISPSKALESILEYYLPLLEQIYDDAKKRSDDLESLHLLTKEYSELSDYLGFLSLETTESLLDSPDKDREEEGYVTVSTVHSAKGLEWKIVYFVHLLEGQLPSNWIRTVEDLEEERRLFYVGITRAKEELYLTAPLQLEKKNIQFQSVTRFLSELENLDELVETREYDKSSDAIKSENIQKQGRFQDIQNYFLN from the coding sequence ATGATACCAGTGAAAAAAGAGACCACATTGAATTCCGCTCAAAAAGAAGCGGTTCTTTGGACCGGTTCACCCGTACTAGTCATTGCAGGAGCGGGAACCGGCAAAACAAATACTTTGGTGCATCGTCTTCTTCATTTGGTCAATTCGGGAGAAGACCCCAGATCCTTATTGCTTCTAACATTCACAAGGCGAGCTGCAAAGGAGATGTTGCAGAGAGCCTCGGCTTTGCTCGACACCCGGATGAATTCGGTGACGGGAGGAACTTTTCATTCATTTTGCCATCTTTTCCTCAGAAAATACATTCAGGTACTGGGACATTCACCGAATTTTTCGATTCTTGACGAAGAGGATGCCATCCAACTAACAGGCATGGCTCGCGATTCCGTTTTAATGCAAAAACAGACAAAACGTTTTCCTAAAAAAGAAACGCTTCATGAAATATTTTCTTCTTCCTTCAACAATCAAACTTCTATAGAAAAAATTCTAACGAAGGATTATGCCCAATTCTTATCGCAAATCAAAGAGATCCAAACAATCAAAGAAAAATACGAATCCCTGAAAATACAAAACCAGTCGGTGGATTTCGACGATTTATTAGGACTTACGAAACAAATTTTGGTAGAAAATGAGAATATTCGAAAGTATCTATCCGGCGTATACAAACATGTTCTTGTAGATGAATACCAGGACACAAACAAGATTCAGGCACATATTGCCTGTTTGCTCGCAAGCATCCACGAAAACATAATGGTTGTAGGTGATGATGCCCAATGTATCTACGGATTCAGAGGGGCGAACGTCCGCAATATCCTCGATTTTCCGAAAATATTCCCGAATACCAAAAAAATCACTTTGGAAGAAAATTACAGAAGCTCCTCCCCTATTTTACATCTGGCGAATTCCGCCTTATCCAAGTTTGTTGAAAAATACGATAAGAACCTTTATACGAACAAAAAAACCACTTCTAAAAAACCTGTTTTTATGAAATTGACTACAGCGGAAAAGGAAGCGACTTTCATCTCTGAAAAGATTCTGGAACAAAATGAATCAGGAATCGCGTTTAAGGATATTTCCATATTGGTTCGTTCCGGATGGCATGCTAACTTGATCGAACTTGAGTTGAATCATAAGGGTATTCCCTATCGTAAGTTTGGCGGTAGAAAGTTTTTGGAACAATCCCATATCAAAGATGTGATTTCTTATCTGAAAATTCTGGTCAATGCGAAAGACTGGCTTTCCTGGAATCGTATCTTGAATCTTGAGCCCGGAGTCGGTCCCAAACAAACCAGTCTGTTTTTAAGTCTTTTACAAAAGGATTCTCTTGAATTGGAAAATCTTTTCTGGAAAGAAGAATCCTTTTGGATCGGTTTTCAAAACGAAGCAAAATCGAATATTTCAAAATTATTGGATCTTTTGCACGGGATCGGTAAAGACGGACCTATTTCTCCTTCGAAAGCGTTGGAAAGTATTTTGGAATACTACCTTCCCCTCTTGGAACAAATTTACGATGATGCCAAAAAAAGATCTGATGATTTGGAATCTTTGCATTTACTCACCAAAGAATATTCCGAGCTTTCCGATTATTTGGGTTTCCTAAGTCTGGAGACAACGGAATCTTTGTTAGATTCTCCGGACAAAGATCGCGAAGAAGAGGGATATGTTACGGTTAGTACGGTTCATTCCGCGAAAGGATTGGAATGGAAAATCGTATATTTTGTGCATCTACTGGAGGGCCAACTTCCTTCGAATTGGATTCGTACTGTGGAGGATTTGGAAGAAGAAAGAAGGCTGTTCTATGTGGGAATCACTCGCGCCAAAGAAGAGCTTTATCTTACCGCCCCTCTTCAGTTGGAGAAAAAAAACATTCAATTTCAATCTGTTACGCGATTTTTATCCGAATTGGAAAACTTGGATGAATTGGTCGAAACAAGAGAATACGATAAATCTTCCGATGCAATCAAGTCGGAAAATATACAAAAACAAGGCCGATTTCAGGACATTCAAAATTACTTTTTGAATTGA
- a CDS encoding response regulator, with product MVTDVVSQTSPKRVLVVEDERIIAINICSTLKQFGYSSEYVSEGQAAIDCVDNQLFDLVLMDIMLNGEMDGIEAAKIIKRRKDLPIIYLTAYSDDSTLDRAKSTEPFGYLIKPFNSRDLYISVEMAIYKSRIQKQLKDFQNKLSETQKWETIGLVAASISHDINNPLTSILNLAELVAKEASQIGKQSIREHAKKISSESERIAKIIKNLVSYSQTTSTLLTYSDLYQIMLETRSFLHQYFLKEGIQCEIESEKLPLYFCQSQKIKQVFLNLLQDARGRVLNNTDTTDRKISIQLQSEETTDEKSIKIQIIDNGKIDPSKLAPSQNSLDITQNLIEEHKGKLERTELADGGIWMITFPISEKN from the coding sequence ATGGTAACCGACGTAGTTTCCCAAACATCCCCCAAGAGGGTTCTCGTTGTTGAAGACGAACGGATTATTGCCATCAATATCTGTTCTACTCTCAAACAATTCGGTTATTCATCCGAATACGTATCGGAAGGTCAAGCGGCAATCGACTGCGTAGACAACCAATTATTTGATCTGGTTCTCATGGATATCATGTTAAATGGTGAAATGGACGGAATCGAAGCCGCAAAGATCATCAAAAGAAGAAAAGATCTTCCCATTATCTATCTGACAGCCTACTCCGACGATTCCACTTTGGACCGGGCCAAATCCACGGAACCTTTCGGATACCTCATAAAACCGTTTAACAGCCGTGATCTGTATATATCTGTGGAAATGGCGATTTACAAATCGCGTATTCAAAAACAGCTGAAAGATTTTCAAAATAAATTATCCGAAACGCAAAAATGGGAAACAATCGGACTCGTTGCCGCGAGTATTTCCCACGATATCAACAATCCTCTCACTTCTATTTTAAATCTCGCAGAACTGGTAGCAAAAGAAGCTTCCCAAATCGGAAAACAATCCATTAGGGAACATGCGAAAAAGATAAGCAGTGAATCGGAGCGAATCGCAAAGATTATAAAAAATCTAGTTTCTTATTCCCAAACAACTTCCACTTTGCTCACTTATTCCGATCTTTATCAAATTATGTTGGAGACCAGATCCTTTTTGCATCAATATTTTTTAAAAGAAGGAATCCAGTGCGAAATCGAATCGGAAAAACTTCCTCTTTATTTTTGCCAAAGCCAAAAAATCAAACAAGTATTTTTGAATCTACTGCAAGATGCCCGCGGAAGAGTGTTGAACAATACCGACACAACTGACAGAAAAATATCGATCCAACTTCAATCGGAAGAAACCACCGATGAAAAAAGTATAAAAATTCAAATCATTGATAATGGGAAAATAGATCCGTCCAAACTTGCCCCCAGCCAAAATAGTTTGGACATCACACAGAATCTGATTGAAGAACATAAAGGAAAATTAGAGAGGACGGAACTTGCGGACGGTGGGATTTGGATGATCACTTTCCCGATTTCTGAAAAAAACTAA